A single Brucella intermedia LMG 3301 DNA region contains:
- a CDS encoding F0F1 ATP synthase subunit delta: MAETSSLISGVAQRYAGSLFELALDAKSVAAVEKDLDRFEGLLSGSEDLKRLISSPVFSSEDQLHAIGALADKAGIKGLVGNFLRVVARNRRLFALPGIIAAFRKIAAEHRGEISADVVSAHELSAAQQNELKATLKGVAGKDVTINVTVDPSILGGLIVKMGSRQIDTSLRTKLSSLKLALKEVG; this comes from the coding sequence GTGGCTGAAACGTCTTCGCTCATTTCAGGTGTCGCACAGCGTTACGCCGGATCTCTTTTCGAGCTCGCGCTCGACGCGAAATCCGTTGCAGCTGTGGAAAAAGATCTTGACCGTTTCGAGGGGCTTCTGAGCGGAAGCGAAGACCTCAAGCGGCTGATCTCCAGTCCGGTATTTTCCTCGGAAGATCAGCTTCACGCCATCGGCGCTCTCGCCGACAAGGCGGGCATCAAGGGTCTGGTCGGAAATTTCCTGCGCGTCGTCGCGCGGAACCGCCGTCTTTTCGCCCTGCCGGGCATCATTGCCGCTTTCCGCAAGATTGCTGCCGAGCATCGTGGCGAAATCTCCGCCGATGTCGTCTCCGCGCACGAATTGAGCGCAGCGCAGCAGAACGAATTGAAGGCAACGCTGAAGGGCGTGGCCGGCAAGGACGTGACGATCAATGTCACCGTCGATCCGTCGATCCTCGGCGGTCTTATCGTCAAGATGGGTTCGCGTCAGATCGACACGTCCCTTCGCACTAAACTTTCTTCTCTCAAGCTTGCACTGAAAGAGGTCGGCTGA
- a CDS encoding primosomal protein N' — MSKDSHDIANPISGLFPELAPRVVPVLVPMPAERPYSYMVPAGMNVQPGSIVRVPLGPREVAGIVCEGETDAVDARKLREISEVFDCPPVGADMLRFMRWAADYTLSPPGMVARMVLRVPAAFDPEPSVPGLRYSGGEPERMTDARSRVMELARDGLAWTRSGLAHAAGVSMTVVDGLKAQGVFEEVMLPPPAVVARPDIDYARATLSEDQQAAAEMLSEAVEAGGFSVSLLDGVTGSGKTEVYFEAVAKAIEQGRQVLILLPEIALTQQFLDRFHDRFGAKPAEWHSDLAPRTRERVWRQIAEGTVRVVAGARSALFLPFKELGLIVVDEEHDPAYKQEDRVFYNARDMAVVRGHISGFPVVLASATPSIESQVNAEQGRYRRIKLYGRYAEAALPDLKTIDMRRSPPPPGRFLSPALTEAVGKTVERGEQALLFLNRRGYAPLTLCRVCGHRFQCPQCSSWLVEHRFRGQLMCHQCGYHEPVPQACPECGTLDHLVACGPGVERIAEEVAATFDKARIIVLSSDMAGGVKRLRLELDAIAKGEADIVIGTQLVAKGHNFPNMTLVGVVDADLGLANGDPRAAERTFQLLNQVTGRAGRTGRKSLGLLQTYQPDHPVMRAIVSGDAEAFYAREIEERERSALPPYGRLAALIISADNRPDAENHARALRRAAPSSPEVSVLGPAEAPLALVRGRHRFRILVHGTKRADIQGFIRALLANGPKEKGSIRVQVDIDPQSFL, encoded by the coding sequence ATGTCGAAAGATTCGCACGATATTGCAAACCCCATTTCTGGTCTGTTTCCGGAACTCGCGCCACGGGTGGTTCCCGTGCTCGTGCCCATGCCCGCGGAGCGGCCTTACTCATATATGGTTCCGGCGGGTATGAACGTCCAGCCCGGATCGATCGTGCGCGTGCCGCTTGGACCGCGTGAGGTGGCGGGGATCGTCTGCGAGGGTGAAACCGATGCGGTCGATGCTAGAAAATTGCGGGAAATTTCCGAGGTCTTCGATTGTCCGCCGGTGGGTGCCGACATGCTGCGCTTCATGCGCTGGGCAGCGGACTACACGCTGTCGCCGCCCGGCATGGTGGCGCGCATGGTGCTGCGCGTGCCGGCCGCATTCGATCCCGAGCCATCGGTGCCGGGCCTTCGTTATTCCGGAGGCGAGCCGGAGCGCATGACCGACGCCCGGTCGCGGGTGATGGAGCTCGCCCGCGACGGGCTTGCCTGGACCAGATCCGGGCTTGCCCATGCGGCGGGCGTCTCGATGACGGTCGTGGACGGGCTGAAGGCGCAAGGCGTTTTCGAGGAAGTCATGCTGCCGCCGCCAGCCGTGGTGGCAAGGCCGGATATCGACTATGCGCGCGCCACGCTTTCGGAAGACCAGCAGGCGGCGGCTGAAATGCTGTCGGAAGCGGTTGAAGCCGGCGGTTTCTCGGTTTCGCTTCTCGACGGCGTAACCGGTTCGGGCAAAACGGAAGTTTATTTCGAAGCGGTCGCCAAGGCGATCGAGCAGGGCAGGCAGGTGCTGATTCTCCTGCCCGAAATCGCGCTGACCCAGCAGTTTCTCGACCGTTTCCATGACCGGTTCGGGGCAAAGCCCGCTGAATGGCATTCCGATCTTGCGCCGCGCACCCGCGAGCGCGTCTGGCGGCAGATCGCGGAAGGGACCGTGCGGGTCGTCGCAGGCGCGCGGTCGGCGCTTTTCCTGCCCTTCAAGGAACTGGGGCTGATCGTCGTCGATGAAGAACATGACCCGGCCTACAAGCAGGAGGACCGGGTTTTCTACAATGCCCGCGACATGGCGGTGGTGCGCGGCCATATCAGCGGCTTTCCGGTGGTGCTGGCGTCGGCCACGCCCTCCATCGAAAGCCAGGTCAATGCGGAGCAGGGGCGCTACAGGCGAATCAAGCTCTACGGGCGCTATGCGGAAGCTGCACTTCCCGACCTGAAGACCATCGACATGCGGCGTTCTCCACCGCCGCCGGGCCGGTTTCTGTCGCCCGCACTGACCGAAGCTGTCGGCAAGACGGTGGAGCGCGGCGAACAGGCGCTTTTGTTCCTCAACCGGCGCGGCTATGCGCCCCTGACGCTGTGCCGGGTCTGCGGCCACCGCTTCCAGTGCCCGCAATGCTCGAGCTGGCTGGTGGAGCACCGCTTTCGCGGGCAGCTCATGTGTCACCAGTGCGGCTATCACGAGCCGGTTCCGCAGGCCTGTCCCGAATGCGGCACGCTCGATCATCTGGTGGCCTGCGGGCCCGGTGTGGAGCGCATCGCCGAGGAAGTGGCAGCGACCTTCGACAAGGCGCGAATCATCGTTCTTTCGTCTGATATGGCGGGGGGCGTGAAGCGGCTCAGGCTGGAACTCGATGCTATCGCAAAAGGCGAGGCGGATATCGTGATCGGCACCCAGCTTGTCGCCAAGGGGCACAATTTTCCCAACATGACGCTGGTTGGGGTGGTGGACGCCGATCTGGGGCTCGCCAATGGCGATCCGCGCGCCGCCGAGCGCACCTTCCAGCTGCTCAATCAGGTGACGGGCCGCGCCGGGCGAACCGGGCGCAAGAGCCTTGGCCTTCTCCAGACCTATCAACCTGACCACCCGGTGATGCGGGCCATAGTCAGCGGCGACGCGGAGGCGTTCTACGCCCGCGAAATCGAGGAACGCGAGCGTAGCGCGCTGCCGCCCTACGGACGGCTTGCGGCGCTGATCATTTCCGCCGACAACCGGCCCGACGCCGAAAACCATGCGCGGGCGCTGCGCCGCGCCGCACCTTCCTCCCCGGAGGTTTCAGTGCTGGGGCCTGCCGAAGCGCCGCTTGCGCTAGTGCGCGGGAGGCACCGTTTCCGCATTCTGGTGCACGGGACAAAACGCGCGGATATTCAAGGATTTATCCGTGCCTTGCTCGCCAACGGGCCGAAGGAAAAAGGCTCGATCAGGGTGCAGGTGGATATCGATCCGCAAAGCTTCCTGTAG
- the fsa gene encoding fructose-6-phosphate aldolase, giving the protein MKFFVDTADVKEIRELNDLGLVDGVTTNPSLILKSGRDIIEVTKEICNIVKGPVSAEVAATEYEQMMKEAAVISKIADNICIKLPVTLDGLKACKALSSEGHKVNMTLCFSANQALLAAKAGATFISPFIGRLDDTGINGMELIAEIRTIYDNYDFRTEILAASVRTVNHVKEAALIGADVVTAPPATLKALVKHPLTDKGLETFLADWAKTGQKIA; this is encoded by the coding sequence ATGAAGTTTTTCGTGGACACTGCGGACGTCAAGGAAATCCGCGAGCTCAATGACCTTGGGCTGGTCGATGGCGTGACCACCAACCCGTCCCTCATCCTGAAGTCGGGTCGGGACATTATCGAAGTGACCAAGGAAATCTGCAACATCGTCAAGGGCCCGGTTTCCGCCGAGGTTGCCGCGACGGAATATGAGCAGATGATGAAGGAAGCAGCCGTCATCTCCAAGATCGCTGACAATATCTGCATCAAGCTGCCTGTAACGCTGGACGGACTGAAAGCCTGCAAGGCCCTGTCTTCCGAAGGTCACAAGGTCAACATGACGCTTTGCTTCTCGGCCAATCAGGCGCTTCTGGCGGCAAAGGCCGGCGCGACCTTCATTTCGCCGTTCATTGGCCGCCTCGACGATACCGGCATCAACGGCATGGAACTGATTGCCGAAATCCGCACGATTTATGACAATTACGATTTCCGCACCGAAATTCTTGCCGCTTCGGTTCGTACCGTCAATCACGTCAAGGAAGCAGCCCTCATCGGCGCCGATGTCGTGACCGCACCGCCGGCAACGCTCAAGGCACTGGTCAAGCATCCGCTGACCGACAAGGGCCTCGAAACCTTCCTCGCCGATTGGGCGAAAACCGGCCAGAAGATCGCCTGA
- a CDS encoding AAA family ATPase, producing MRLVSFSAKGYRSLRSVRVDLGQVAVFVGENGAGKSNLYRALQLVKAAAEGNFSTEIVREGGMQSAMWGGNRRKHEPARIILEAHFEDERLASRLAYSVEAGLPPPVSGAFPFEPQIKEENLSLDTGRRPVDLMDRRGPVVFARDGEGRRMEHPARLLTSESGLAVLGQSGHYPEIGDLAAQMRSWRFYHGFRSDRDAPARQPSIAATAAMLDEDGGNLASVFATLAHIRQDTVDLDRLVADALDGAALDIPFPGETATFGLNFPAFPHRVFRAGELSDGQIRMLALAGALLSYRLPPLIALNEPEASLHPDMLPSLARMIAQASERSQIWVVTHSATLASAIAEQCGARPIRVSKQDGETVLE from the coding sequence ATGCGGCTCGTTTCATTCTCCGCCAAAGGCTATCGCTCGCTCCGTTCCGTCCGTGTCGATCTCGGGCAGGTAGCGGTTTTTGTGGGCGAGAACGGGGCCGGAAAATCCAATCTCTATCGCGCCCTGCAACTGGTGAAGGCGGCCGCCGAGGGCAATTTCTCAACGGAAATCGTGCGTGAGGGCGGGATGCAATCGGCCATGTGGGGCGGAAACCGCCGCAAGCACGAACCGGCGCGCATCATTCTGGAAGCCCATTTCGAGGATGAAAGACTGGCATCGCGACTTGCCTATAGTGTCGAGGCGGGATTGCCTCCGCCGGTTTCGGGCGCCTTTCCCTTCGAGCCGCAGATCAAGGAAGAAAATCTCAGCCTTGATACGGGGCGTCGTCCTGTCGACCTGATGGACCGGCGCGGGCCGGTTGTCTTCGCACGGGACGGGGAAGGGCGGCGCATGGAACATCCCGCACGCTTGCTGACTTCCGAAAGCGGGCTGGCGGTGCTGGGGCAATCCGGCCATTATCCGGAGATCGGTGATTTGGCCGCGCAAATGCGAAGCTGGCGCTTTTATCATGGCTTTCGAAGCGACCGCGACGCACCGGCGCGTCAGCCCTCCATCGCCGCTACCGCTGCCATGCTGGACGAGGACGGCGGAAATCTTGCCTCGGTCTTCGCGACGCTGGCCCATATCCGGCAGGATACGGTCGATCTGGACCGGCTGGTGGCCGATGCGCTGGATGGTGCGGCGCTGGATATTCCCTTTCCGGGCGAGACGGCGACGTTCGGCCTGAATTTTCCGGCCTTTCCACATCGCGTGTTCCGGGCCGGAGAATTGTCCGACGGGCAGATCCGCATGCTGGCGCTTGCCGGTGCGCTGCTTTCCTATCGCCTGCCGCCGCTGATCGCGCTCAACGAGCCGGAGGCGAGCCTGCATCCCGATATGCTTCCCTCGCTTGCCCGCATGATTGCCCAGGCATCGGAGCGTAGCCAGATATGGGTGGTGACGCATTCCGCCACACTTGCAAGCGCCATTGCAGAACAATGCGGCGCGCGGCCGATCCGGGTGAGCAAGCAGGACGGGGAAACCGTGCTGGAATAA
- the lptE gene encoding LPS assembly lipoprotein LptE, with protein MSLPDRFFSAIKAFRVAIFALGAAVLMAGCTVQPLYSSGAGAGGTIGGSVTPDMRTKLASVAIDPAGDVFSQQVRNRLIFLLGGGAGEPANPTYRLRLGLSSYTLAAVSVDIGDQTDRTGRPSSGIVKATSNFVLRDKDGKPLAAGTRTVGASFDRPRQEFANLRAERDARKRAAEELAEQVFLALAQKLSKL; from the coding sequence ATGTCGTTGCCTGACCGCTTTTTCTCCGCAATCAAAGCTTTCCGCGTTGCGATTTTCGCACTCGGGGCCGCGGTTCTCATGGCTGGATGCACCGTGCAGCCGCTTTACTCCTCCGGCGCTGGCGCCGGTGGAACCATAGGCGGCAGCGTGACGCCGGATATGCGCACCAAGCTTGCTTCGGTGGCGATCGATCCGGCTGGCGACGTCTTCAGCCAGCAGGTCCGCAATCGCCTCATCTTCCTGCTCGGCGGCGGTGCCGGTGAGCCGGCCAATCCGACCTATCGGCTTCGCCTTGGCTTGAGCAGCTACACGCTTGCCGCGGTGAGCGTGGACATTGGCGACCAGACCGACCGTACCGGCCGTCCGTCGTCCGGTATCGTCAAGGCGACGTCGAACTTCGTGCTGCGTGACAAGGATGGCAAGCCGCTTGCCGCAGGCACCCGTACGGTCGGCGCTTCCTTCGACCGTCCGCGCCAGGAATTTGCGAACCTGCGCGCCGAACGCGATGCGCGCAAGCGTGCTGCCGAAGAACTGGCCGAACAGGTCTTCCTCGCTCTTGCGCAGAAATTGTCGAAGCTCTGA
- the leuS gene encoding leucine--tRNA ligase — protein sequence MAAERYNPRVAEAHWQKVWEEDRTFETDNSDSREKYYVLEMFPYPSGRIHMGHVRNYAMGDVVARYKRAKGFNVLHPMGWDAFGMPAENAAMQNKVHPKEWTYQNIATMRGQLKSMGLSLDWAREFATCDVEYYHRQQMLFIDLFEKGLVTRKTSKVNWDPVDNTVLANEQVVDGRGWRSGALVEQRELTQWFFKITDFSEELLAGLDTLDQWPEKVRLMQRNWIGKSEGLQVRFALDGKTAPEGFSEIEVYTTRPDTLFGAAFVAISADHPLAKKLAENNAPLTGFIDECHHQGTSLAALETAEKKGFDTGVKVRHPFDENWELPVYVANFVLMEYGTGAVFGCPAHDQRDLDFANKYKLKVTPVVLPKGEDAASFSIGETAYTDDGVMINSRFLDGLSPEAAFNEVANRLENTTLGNRPQASRKVQFRLRDWGISRQRYWGCPIPMIHCEACGVNPVPRADLPVKLPDDVEFDRPGNPLDRHATWRHVKCPKCGGDARRETDTMDTFVDSSWYYARFTAPWENEPTDRAVADRWLPVDQYIGGIEHAILHLLYSRFFTRAMKVAGHVGIDEPFKGLFTQGMVVHETYKANGQWVAPADIRIEETDGKRMASLLSTGEPVEIGSIEKMSKSKKNVVDPDDIIASYGADTARWFMLSDSPPERDVIWTEAGAEGAHRFVQRVWRLISEAAEQLKDVAPKTGTEGEALVVSKAAHKAVKAVGDDIEKLAFNRGVARLYELVNTVAGPLQQVASGNADDVLKGAVRDATEKLILMLAPMMPHLAEQCLAALGGKVAGRETLVARSAWPVFDPALVVENEIVLPVQINGKKRGDLTIARDADQASIQQAVLELDFVKAALNGGSPKKVIVVPQRIVNVVA from the coding sequence ATGGCAGCCGAACGTTATAATCCGCGCGTGGCGGAAGCTCATTGGCAGAAAGTCTGGGAAGAAGACCGGACTTTCGAAACCGACAATAGCGACAGCCGCGAGAAATATTATGTGCTCGAGATGTTCCCCTATCCATCGGGGCGCATCCATATGGGCCATGTGCGCAACTATGCGATGGGTGATGTTGTCGCCCGTTACAAGCGCGCCAAGGGTTTCAACGTGCTCCATCCGATGGGATGGGATGCATTCGGCATGCCTGCGGAAAATGCTGCGATGCAGAACAAGGTTCATCCCAAGGAATGGACCTACCAGAACATCGCCACCATGCGCGGCCAGCTGAAATCGATGGGGCTTTCGCTCGACTGGGCGCGTGAATTCGCGACCTGCGACGTGGAATATTATCATCGCCAGCAGATGCTGTTCATCGACCTTTTTGAAAAGGGCCTGGTGACGCGCAAGACCTCCAAGGTCAACTGGGATCCGGTCGACAACACCGTGCTTGCCAATGAGCAGGTGGTGGACGGTCGCGGCTGGCGTTCGGGCGCGCTGGTCGAACAGCGCGAACTGACGCAATGGTTCTTCAAGATCACCGATTTCAGCGAGGAATTGCTGGCCGGTCTCGATACGCTCGACCAGTGGCCGGAAAAGGTCCGCCTGATGCAGCGCAACTGGATCGGCAAGTCGGAAGGCTTGCAGGTCCGCTTCGCGCTGGATGGCAAGACCGCGCCGGAAGGTTTCTCGGAAATCGAAGTCTATACGACCCGCCCGGATACGCTGTTTGGTGCGGCATTCGTCGCGATTTCCGCCGATCATCCGCTGGCGAAGAAGCTGGCCGAAAACAATGCACCGCTCACCGGCTTCATCGATGAATGCCATCATCAGGGTACATCGCTGGCGGCGCTCGAAACGGCCGAGAAGAAGGGCTTTGATACTGGCGTGAAGGTCAGGCACCCGTTCGACGAGAACTGGGAGCTGCCGGTCTATGTCGCCAATTTCGTCCTGATGGAATATGGCACGGGCGCGGTTTTCGGCTGCCCGGCGCACGATCAGCGCGATCTGGATTTCGCCAACAAGTACAAATTGAAGGTCACGCCTGTCGTTCTGCCGAAGGGCGAGGATGCGGCAAGCTTCAGCATTGGCGAGACGGCCTATACCGACGATGGCGTGATGATCAATTCGCGCTTCCTCGACGGGCTTTCGCCGGAAGCCGCATTCAATGAAGTGGCGAACCGCCTCGAAAACACCACGCTCGGCAATCGTCCGCAGGCAAGCCGCAAGGTGCAGTTCCGCCTGCGCGACTGGGGCATTTCCCGCCAGCGCTATTGGGGCTGCCCGATCCCGATGATCCATTGCGAGGCTTGCGGCGTCAATCCGGTGCCGCGCGCCGATCTGCCGGTCAAGTTGCCGGATGATGTCGAGTTCGACCGTCCGGGCAATCCGCTCGACCGTCATGCGACCTGGCGTCATGTGAAGTGCCCGAAATGCGGCGGCGATGCCCGCCGCGAGACCGATACGATGGACACGTTCGTCGATTCGTCATGGTACTATGCACGCTTCACCGCGCCATGGGAAAACGAGCCCACGGATCGCGCGGTTGCCGACCGCTGGCTGCCCGTCGACCAGTATATCGGCGGCATTGAACACGCGATCCTGCATCTGCTCTATTCGCGGTTCTTCACCCGCGCGATGAAGGTCGCCGGTCATGTCGGCATCGACGAGCCGTTCAAGGGCCTGTTCACGCAGGGCATGGTCGTGCATGAAACCTACAAGGCCAATGGCCAGTGGGTGGCGCCAGCCGATATCCGGATCGAGGAAACCGACGGCAAGCGCATGGCGAGCCTGCTCTCCACGGGCGAGCCGGTGGAAATCGGCTCCATCGAGAAGATGTCGAAGTCGAAGAAGAATGTCGTTGATCCGGATGACATCATCGCTTCCTACGGCGCCGATACGGCGCGCTGGTTCATGCTGTCTGATTCGCCGCCCGAGCGTGACGTAATCTGGACAGAGGCCGGTGCCGAAGGCGCTCACCGCTTTGTGCAGCGCGTCTGGCGTCTGATCTCCGAAGCTGCCGAACAGTTGAAGGACGTTGCGCCCAAGACCGGTACCGAGGGCGAAGCCCTTGTCGTTTCCAAGGCTGCGCACAAGGCGGTCAAGGCTGTCGGCGACGATATCGAGAAGCTGGCCTTCAACCGTGGCGTTGCCCGTCTTTACGAACTGGTCAACACGGTTGCGGGACCGTTGCAGCAGGTTGCTTCGGGCAATGCGGATGACGTGTTGAAGGGCGCTGTCCGCGACGCCACGGAAAAGCTCATCCTGATGCTGGCGCCGATGATGCCGCATCTGGCCGAACAGTGCCTTGCAGCGCTGGGCGGCAAGGTTGCCGGTCGTGAAACGCTGGTCGCCCGCAGCGCCTGGCCGGTGTTCGATCCGGCATTGGTGGTGGAAAACGAGATCGTTCTGCCGGTGCAGATCAACGGCAAGAAGCGTGGGGATTTGACAATCGCACGCGACGCTGATCAAGCTAGCATCCAGCAGGCGGTGCTCGAACTTGACTTCGTCAAGGCTGCGCTCAACGGGGGCTCGCCGAAGAAGGTTATCGTGGTGCCGCAAAGGATCGTCAATGTCGTTGCCTGA
- a CDS encoding YggS family pyridoxal phosphate-dependent enzyme, whose protein sequence is MSDIVANLNTVKAAIASAEKEARREKGSVTLVAVSKTFDADEIRPVLDAGQRVFGENRVQEAQGKWPQLRGDYSGIELHLIGPLQSNKAADAVALFDVIETVDREKIAAALAAEIKKQNKTPKLYVQVNTGLEEQKAGIAPKEAVAFVERCRKEHGLAIEGLMCIPPAGENPGPHFALLEKLAREAGVEKLSMGMSGDYETAIGFGATSVRVGSAIFGGRSYANPA, encoded by the coding sequence ATGTCGGATATCGTAGCGAACCTGAACACGGTCAAGGCCGCAATCGCCAGTGCCGAAAAGGAAGCACGGCGCGAAAAGGGCTCTGTGACACTCGTCGCCGTATCGAAAACCTTCGACGCCGACGAGATCCGCCCGGTGCTCGACGCGGGCCAGCGCGTCTTCGGCGAAAACCGCGTGCAGGAAGCGCAAGGCAAATGGCCGCAGCTGCGCGGGGATTATTCCGGCATCGAACTGCATCTCATCGGCCCGCTGCAATCCAACAAGGCCGCCGATGCCGTCGCTCTCTTCGACGTCATCGAAACCGTCGACCGCGAAAAGATCGCCGCCGCCCTGGCCGCCGAGATCAAAAAACAGAACAAGACCCCGAAGCTGTATGTTCAGGTGAATACCGGGCTGGAAGAACAAAAGGCCGGGATTGCCCCGAAGGAAGCGGTCGCCTTCGTCGAACGCTGCCGCAAGGAACATGGCCTCGCAATCGAAGGACTGATGTGCATCCCGCCTGCGGGTGAAAATCCCGGCCCGCATTTCGCACTTCTGGAAAAGCTTGCCCGTGAGGCTGGCGTTGAAAAACTCTCCATGGGCATGTCGGGCGATTATGAAACCGCCATCGGCTTCGGCGCGACATCGGTGCGTGTCGGCTCGGCCATCTTCGGTGGGCGGAGCTATGCCAACCCCGCCTGA
- a CDS encoding usg protein, protein MTTSALNAKSAFELQLAGYGLTTAKVFYHLPDHPHLLQLFVWQDYDLAPDFPVLNHFIEFWNREIDGPLHSVSYTHFRLLGPSDWRNVQGEIVLH, encoded by the coding sequence ATGACGACGTCCGCTTTGAACGCGAAATCAGCCTTTGAACTGCAACTTGCCGGCTACGGCCTGACGACGGCGAAAGTCTTCTATCACCTGCCCGATCATCCGCATCTGCTGCAGCTTTTCGTCTGGCAGGATTATGACCTCGCGCCGGATTTTCCGGTGCTCAATCATTTCATCGAATTCTGGAATCGGGAGATCGACGGGCCGTTGCATTCGGTCAGCTACACGCATTTCCGGCTGCTTGGCCCCTCGGACTGGAGGAATGTGCAGGGCGAGATCGTCCTGCATTAG
- a CDS encoding ASCH domain-containing protein yields MLVKAISIVAPSGRRIASGEKTLEVRRWLPNLDAGEDLLIVENQRFLEKDGDYDPDGYAVALVRIGRVRPFTRDDMKAACASYFEDGWLAWEITHMRPLEKTFQVVAARKIYSVDVESECLIAM; encoded by the coding sequence ATGCTGGTAAAAGCAATCTCGATCGTCGCTCCAAGCGGTCGCCGGATAGCGTCTGGGGAGAAAACCCTTGAGGTGAGACGCTGGCTTCCCAATCTCGATGCAGGCGAAGATTTGCTGATTGTGGAGAATCAGCGGTTTCTGGAGAAAGATGGCGATTACGATCCGGATGGCTATGCGGTAGCACTGGTCCGGATTGGCCGTGTTCGGCCCTTTACCCGAGACGATATGAAAGCAGCTTGTGCCTCATATTTCGAAGATGGTTGGCTTGCTTGGGAGATCACCCATATGCGTCCGCTTGAAAAAACATTTCAGGTCGTTGCGGCGCGGAAAATCTATTCGGTAGATGTCGAAAGCGAATGTTTAATCGCAATGTGA
- a CDS encoding DUF1674 domain-containing protein, whose translation MSEKTEATESPENVDKRPFDDLPPAAQRALKEAEARRAVEKEAQAPREIGGRGGKDPARYGDWEIKGRTIDF comes from the coding sequence ATGAGCGAGAAAACCGAAGCAACCGAAAGCCCGGAAAACGTGGACAAGCGCCCGTTTGACGATCTGCCGCCCGCTGCCCAACGCGCGCTGAAGGAAGCCGAAGCGCGCCGTGCCGTCGAAAAGGAAGCCCAGGCACCTCGCGAAATCGGCGGTCGCGGGGGTAAAGACCCCGCCCGTTATGGTGACTGGGAGATCAAGGGGCGGACGATAGATTTCTGA
- the htpX gene encoding zinc metalloprotease HtpX codes for MNMTKTAMLIALMTVMFMSIGYLLGGGGGMMIALVIAVAMNLFGYWNSDKMVLRMYNAQQVDERSAPDYYRMVSGLAANAGLPMPKVYIIHEDQPNAFATGRNPENAAVAATTGLLNRLSPEEVAGVMAHELAHVQNRDTLTMTIVATLAGAISMLGNFAFFLGGNRENGNGIMGVVGTILAMIVAPFAAMIVQMAVSRTREYAADKRGAEICGNPLWLSSALGKIARGAKAIPNEEAEHNPATAHMFIINPLSGRGADNLFSTHPDTDNRIAALEQMAAEMGIRSAGMAPRAAAPSQSSGPWGNAGGNSNGGSGFRGPWS; via the coding sequence ATGAATATGACGAAAACTGCCATGCTGATCGCCCTCATGACGGTCATGTTCATGAGCATCGGCTATTTGTTGGGCGGCGGGGGCGGCATGATGATCGCGCTTGTGATCGCCGTCGCCATGAACCTGTTCGGTTACTGGAACTCCGACAAGATGGTGCTGCGCATGTACAATGCGCAGCAAGTGGATGAGCGCAGCGCACCGGACTATTACCGTATGGTGAGCGGCCTTGCCGCCAATGCGGGCCTTCCCATGCCGAAGGTCTACATCATCCATGAGGACCAGCCGAACGCTTTCGCCACGGGCCGCAATCCCGAAAATGCCGCCGTTGCCGCCACGACCGGCCTTCTCAACCGGCTTTCACCCGAAGAAGTGGCGGGCGTGATGGCGCATGAGCTGGCCCACGTCCAGAACCGCGACACGCTGACCATGACCATCGTCGCAACGCTTGCCGGTGCCATATCCATGCTCGGCAATTTTGCCTTCTTCCTTGGCGGCAACCGTGAAAACGGCAACGGCATCATGGGTGTGGTCGGCACCATCCTCGCCATGATCGTCGCACCCTTCGCCGCAATGATCGTGCAGATGGCCGTCAGCCGCACACGCGAATATGCCGCCGACAAGCGCGGCGCGGAAATCTGCGGCAACCCGCTTTGGCTGTCCTCGGCACTGGGCAAGATCGCGCGGGGCGCAAAAGCCATCCCGAACGAGGAAGCCGAACACAACCCGGCAACCGCGCATATGTTCATCATCAACCCGTTGAGCGGACGCGGTGCAGACAATCTTTTCTCGACCCACCCGGATACTGATAACCGCATTGCAGCGCTTGAACAGATGGCCGCCGAAATGGGCATCCGCTCTGCCGGAATGGCTCCTCGTGCCGCGGCCCCTTCCCAAAGCAGTGGTCCATGGGGTAATGCAGGCGGTAACAGCAATGGCGGTTCCGGTTTTCGAGGGCCGTGGTCATAA